In Rutidosis leptorrhynchoides isolate AG116_Rl617_1_P2 chromosome 6, CSIRO_AGI_Rlap_v1, whole genome shotgun sequence, the DNA window ACCTCACTAACCACCTTATATCTATTCTTtgaaatatttttaattattttaccTTCTATATTTGCAAAATGAATAGACTTCTTCTTTAGAATATATTTGTTCTTTGAAATATATTTATTCTTTGAAATATGTTTAATTATTTTCACCTTCAATATCTTCTTCTTTGGACGCAAAATCAAGTAAAGTGGAGGACTTGACTACATCCTTAATATTTAGCCCCTTAAACTTCGCTTTTAACATTGTTTGTCTTATTTTCAGCTTCTCGCAAAACAATGAACTACCTGTATTGTAAAGATGCATATTATTCCAAAACAACCCATAAGAAGATACACACGCCTTACCAGCACACGTGCAAGAATGACCCTTGAGCATTGAGTCGGATCATTATGGGCAGATCAATCCAAACCAACAACTGATCAAGCCCGAACATCGAAAGAAACGAGCATGTCCCTCAAAACCGAAACCCTACATCCCGGATCTACCAAGTGCACATTGAACCCAACTGATATGCATAAACACTAAGGCAAGGATTCTAGAGCTCCTTCATATACCATCACGTAAATCAACAGATCATGTATCATTGCTACTCAAACCGGACCCTTCGTCTAGTGCATCCGAATGAATCAAAGTGACCAAACCAACACCATCGACTGCTAcataatccttgttatattttgtGACTTTCTTAACAAATAAGTAGcaattaaaaaaaatacataaataaaattcATATTAAATATCAACCACATATGTATGTTGTGTAGTTATTTCAAGTTATTATCCATTATTttctttttatgacaaaaatggaAAAGGACAATGCAATGATAATTTTTTCCCAGATAGTTACGGAGTATTAATAATTTAATCAATAATAATTTATCTACATGTCTACATCCATAAACATTGAATATGGACATACTCGTCATTTTGATGCTATATTGTTCTCGACTCTCCTCTCCCCGCACTTTCTTTCATAACTGAAAACGACTACAAGGAACCTGTGGTGTACCTCTTTAACCCCACTCCCCACACCATATCTATGCTTTCTATCAGTGCGGAGGATTGTAAGGGCGGGGTGCCATGGTCCCCTCAAAAAGTGTAGTCTTTACTAGCAATTTGTATAGATTTAGGGACTATATATGTTAAAATTCAATCTCGGCTCAtcaaattaatatttaaatttcTAGCATACGGTTTatcaatcattggttatcaaattaAGTGAATACATCTTTTGATTGAGTTCTTTTGGCCCCCTCATTATAAATGTTCAAGCTCCGTAGCTGCTTTCTATACACACATCTATCTATACATGTATATTTCCCAATTTATTGTCCACAGATAAAAGACTAAGGGttttaacaaatattattattacacatTAATTTTTATTGGATTACATATATACATAGTATATAGTATTAATTAACAGTATTAAAAACTAACATATTATTCTTATATATTTTATGAAACTGAACTAATTTATTATAATCTAAAAAAGAATAAGGAACAATAAATAAAGAGTTTGTCCAACATTAGGTTTAAGAGctatctttaaaaaaaaattagggACATGAATTAAATTATTGTACAATTTAGTAACCACCGATTGACTAAAGGGGAGATAATACTCACACACCAAGAATTGATCCATACACATAAACTTACTATTATACTCTTAATTTATAATTATGGAGGTTCAACTCCCTAGATAAACTTAGGGATATAATTGTAAATTTTATGCtaaaaagtgtgtatggatcaattCTTGATGTGTGAGTATCACCTCTTTTTTGAAAATCACTTCACCCACCAGGGACGGATCTTTGGGGTGGTAGGGGTGGGCAGTGGCCCCTCCAAATTTATGTGCTCTTAgtgtaaattttattttttttttgggatctaaaatataaaaaatttatgTAATAGCCCCTCCAAGATTTTAGATTTTTCTTTTAATTGATTGAAGTTTACGATTATCTCTCTAAGGGTTTAGGCGTCCAGACTTTTCACATTTTATTCTTCATCCTTGTATATTCTCATATCAAAATCCATTATTTTGAAGGTCAGTTTTTTACTTTTATTGTTTAAGACTTAGCATTTAAATACTAGGATTTTGagttatatattttacgtatactaTGAACTGTGCCACACATGTAAATTAACCGACTtttgtttgtatatctattaattaaTAGATAGCGATAGGTGGATAATGGATTAGGCGATTAGAGATAGGTGGATAATGAATTATGAGCTAATCAAGTAGGCACTTTAACACGAGCTGGTGATACACGTCGGTGTTCTCATTTTCATTCTGTTTGTAACTTGCTTAAGATGTTTAATATTACCCATGAAGTTCTTGAGAGTATAATTCAAGATGGATCTTACCCTTTTTGAAACGATTTTGGCCGTCCCACTAAATTCGTTCAAGATCTGTCCGTCACCCACTAACTTGATATACAACAAATTATGCATTAAAAAAATTCTTAAGTATAACCATAAGTAGACAAACTCAAAAATAAAATAGTAActgatgaaagtatatatatatatatatatatatatatatatatatatatatatatatatatatacacacggacTCATCTCATTAATCATTTTCTTTATAATTCTTTCtagaaaaaaaaaatggtggaTGTTGAAAGGGTGTGTTGTATGTGTGGTGACGTTGGTTTCCGTGACAAGATCTTCCGATGTATCAACTGCCACTACCGCTTCCAACACGCGTACGTTTCATTTTTTCCAACTTTTTGTTAATTCATGTTCGATCTCCGGCTAAAAGTTCATAAATTTCATGCTCTTTACTAGGTTTTATGCATGATAAAACTTTGTAACTTGATTTATAGGAATCAAGACTTACCCACAAATATATTCCTCTAAAGTTTtaaacttttattaatattatacaacatACTAAGATTTAATGGATCATAGGTCAATTTTCAAACTTTTCTATGAATTCAGATACCGGGCCACTATTTACTTGACATAAATTTTGAAACTTTTTATGATCTTAACTTATACCCACAAGTTAATTCATGACTTAAGACACAGACAAGTTAATTCATGTATatttggaaactctttacgactAATCACAAACCCATAAGTTTATTTCTCATAAATTTGAAACTTCTTATGATAACACATACCAACAACTTATTTCATGTGTAGTTTGAAGTTCTTTAAGATTTAACACATGCCCGCTTATTTTCCATATATATTAGTTTTGAAACTTTAATGAAGATTTTAACACATGATACCCACAAGTAATTCATTCAGAATTTGAAGCTTTTTAAGATACAACTTTTTTATATTACAACAATCACCTTCAGTGCACTTCCACCGCCGCCACTACCACCACGTACAGTTTACTTCATGAAATAATTATGTATTTACCTTtacataaattaattattaatttataaatatatatttaccatTTTATGTTGACTTTGACTATAACTACTAAAGCCAGTATTATAAACCCCATGTGTAGCTCCTGCTAATTAATCTTTTTATTTTccataaatatttttttattttcttggtAAGACTACTGGTTCTTGCgttgtttacctcttaattgaataATTCAGTGTTGAATATTAAACTATTCAACATTCACCACATTTTTTTTTACTTCTAAATGACGAGATGGtgttgaatggttcagcattcaacgCTGAACCATTCAGAGCTGCAATTATCTCTGACCATTAAGCAAAATTTTTTATGTAAGATGCTCTTTTAATTATATCAATGATACTAattaaacaactatattttaatttatatgcaTATCAAAGGTTAATATGATAATTTTGCATCATTCACATTATTCgttcaaaataattatcaaacatGTTTATTTTCATTCAAAAGTAACTTTATTCGGAACCTTTGAAACATTCAGTACTAaattattcagttttatcaaacccaccgtacttcacacttctaccttatttattcaataaaaggtacaacaatttttttattattatttcgtaCTCCTTAAAATAGGTATTGTAGCAACTACTATAGCGAATCATCAGAGCCGCCGAAGCTATGTGATTGGTGCCAAACTGAGGTGACCAGAACCACCAAAGACGGTGGTTCTACGAAGAAATTAAAAGGTGAAGCCGGAATCAGCAACCGGTCAGAATATTCCGGTGAAAAGATCAAGCAACATGGCCGTGATCAAGAGAATTCTGAAAAAGTGAAGTCATCATCATCCACCGGAGCTCCGTCACCAAAGACTAGTACTCGAAGGTACAAGCTTCTCAAAGATGTTATGTGCTGATCAATTAATTAATAAAGATTATGTTTGGTGCCAAATGTGACATCTTTATGGAATTTAATGTTCGTAAGTGTATACTTGTTGATTTCACTAGTAGAGGGTATTATGGGAACAAAATATTGTGTGTAGAATATATAGACTATGAAGATTAACTTGATGGTAGTGAAACAGAGTACTAAGAAgtctttaattttttatttttatgtttcttttacttgtaatatataaaatataaatacattcttctatataatagtaatatatttGCTCCCTCCCATCAGTAGCGGAATTTGAACCCGGATATAGATGTGCAagtataaaaatttaataaaattttcattattagcaGGAGTAAACACTAAAACAAACCTTATTTtttggttttaaaaaaaataaaaaaaaattccccGTTAAATCTAGGTGGCCGCAGATACCCCCTTTGTGATACGCTAAGTTCCTCCCCTGCCACCCATATTagtccctccgtcccatattaattgtCGAAGCCAAAATTTAtatttggagaatttggcatataatcgttcttttctcaacaactctaataccaATCTGAGATGAGTTGCATGATTGGACTCATTCTTCGAATACATCAAAATATCGTCTATGAATACAATTACAAACCGATCTAGGTATGGTTTACAAAtcctattcattaaatccatgaagacaGCTGGAGCGTTtgtcaacccaaaaggcataaccaggAATACATAGTGACCATAACGCGTACGGAAAGCCGTCTTAGGTATGTCTGATTTTGCAACCTGAACCTAATAGTACCCAGATCTTAAATCTATTTTTTGAAAAGAAAGAAACGCCTTATAACTGATCAAACGTATCATCAATTCTCAGCAATAGATATCTATTCTTAACGGTTCTCTTATTCAATtcccgataatcgatacacattcgcagtgtaccatctttctttttaacaaacagcaTCGGTGCGCCCCATGGCGAAGAACTCGGTCTTATAAGCCCTCGATCAAGCAAATCCTGAATCTGTGTCATCATTTCTCGGATATCTGAAGGAGCTAAACGATATGAAGCTTTAGCAACTGAATTTGCACCCGGTATAATTTCGATCTTGTACTCAACTTCCTGTACCAGAGGCAAACCAGGaagttcatcgggaaatacatcaggaaaggaATGTCACTCACAACTTTTTGTTTCTTCTTAACATCAATTACATAGGCCAAGAATGTTTCACAACCTTTAGCTACCGACTTACTCACTTTCATCATAGAGATCAACGGAAAATTAAATCCACCACGTTCCTCTCGGGCCACAGCACGTGTCCCATTGGTAAAAGGAAAAGTAATTATTTTCTTATGGCACTTAATTCTAGccttattcaaacttaaccaattcatgcctaaaaCTAAGTCTAAACAaggtatatgtgatgacccggagatttccgaccaaatttaaacttaatctttatatgtttccgacacgataagcaaagtctgttaggttgagtctcaaaaattttgaactatttcatataatcaattgaccttcgaccattcccgacgattcacgaacaactattgtaaatagatatgtgtgtgtatatatatatataagtaataactggaaatgtaatttaaaatattcaatgagttaattaattatgtaaaataaagtaatatataaaaattatatatctatatatgtgaatgaagtatattgaatatatatatataggattttgAATATAAcaattaaatgatcgtaatactTGTTTGTCATCTCGTttgttattaaacaagtttaatatgaacctaaaggaacttatgtgattttaaaataaacggtgatccgaaaatgagttatatgaatcatgggcctattaaaagtatatttagaagctaaataataaatcttaacactttttatattata includes these proteins:
- the LOC139851301 gene encoding uncharacterized protein, whose protein sequence is MVDVERVCCMCGDVGFRDKIFRCINCHYRFQHAYCSNYYSESSEPPKLCDWCQTEVTRTTKDGGSTKKLKGEAGISNRSEYSGEKIKQHGRDQENSEKVKSSSSTGAPSPKTSTRRYKLLKDVMC